In the Leishmania mexicana MHOM/GT/2001/U1103 complete genome, chromosome 31 genome, one interval contains:
- a CDS encoding pyrroline-5-carboxylate synthetase-like protein, protein MTSADAEAAADVSAMRRYAEEARAGSSALSDLTYAERQTMLRAVAKALQTNEARILEANREDMAAGKANAIADPLLKRLELTPSKLATLIEGISTLADMPDPIGQILSARELDNNLLLLKQTAPIGVVLVVFESRPESLPQIASLALCSGNGLLLKGGREGEHSNAVLHDLIVSAVESSTQGRVPRGIIGLVTNRADVYSLLQLDEHIDLVVPRGSNAMVQNIQRFTRIPVLGHADGICHVYVHKDADVDAALAVAIDAKLNYPAACNASETLLLHRDLLHSPAHGTTAAQFLVNGMTEAGVSFYAGPQAIAAGLASEPAASLHMEYGDAHMTVEVVDDLAAAIAHVNRHGSHHTDAILTVDKAAAAEFQRRVESACVFHNCSTRFADGFRFGLGAEVGISTARIHARGPVGVEGLLTQKWVLKPMASSPEATADSVAAAAANVPYATVTEFQKGQRVFTHKDVTRKLQDEAAGWRLQA, encoded by the coding sequence ATGACGTCCGCAGATGCGGAGGCCGCAGCAGATGtgtcggcgatgcggcgctaCGCAGAGGAGGCACGTGCCGGTTCCTCTGCCCTGAGCGATCTCACCTACGCTGAGCGGCAGACAATGCTGCGCGCGGTGgccaaggcgctgcagacgaACGAGGCCCGCATTCTCGAAGCGAATCGGGAAGACATGGCGGCGGGCAAAGCGAACGCCATTGCAGACCCCCTGCTGAAGCGACTGGAGCTGACGCCGAGCAAGCTGGCCACTTTGATAGAGGGAATCTCGACCTTGGCGGACATGCCAGATCCGATCGGGCAGATTCTTTCTGCTCGTGAGCTGGATAACAACCTGCTGTTGCTGAAGCAGACGGCCCCGATTGGGGTGGTACTAGTTGTATTCGAGTCCCGCCCTGAAAGTCTCCCGCAGatcgcctctctcgccctctgcTCCGGAAACGGGCTTCTTCTCAAGGGTGGGCGCGAGGGAGAGCACTCGAACGCGGTGCTGCATGACTTGATCGTTTCAGCTGTGGAGTCCAGCACGCAGGGGCGCGTGCCGCGAGGGATAATTGGCCTCGTTACGAATCGTGCTGACGTATACAGCCTTCTGCAGCTGGATGAGCACATTGACCTTGTCGTGCCTCGCGGAAGCAACGCGATGGTGCAAAACATTCAGCGCTTCACCCGCATTCCGGTGCTGGGTCACGCCGATGGCATCTGCCACGTATACGTACACAAGGACGCAGACGtggacgcggcgctggcggtggcgatcGATGCAAAGCTGAACTATCCGGCAGCGTGCAACGCGTCAGaaacgctgctgctgcaccgcgatcTTCTCCACTCCCCCGCACATggcaccacagcggcgcagTTCCTTGTCAATGGCATGACAGAGGCGGGTGTGTCCTTCTACGCCGGCCCGCAGGCGATCGCTGCGGGGCTGGCAAGTGAGCCGGCGGCTTCTCTTCACATGGAGTACGGCGATGCGCACATGACAGTGGAGGTTGTCGACGACTTGGCGGCGGCTATCGCGCACGTGAACCGGCACGGCTCGCACCACACAGACGCCATTCTCACCGTTGACaaggctgccgcagcggagtTTCAGCGGCGGGTCGAGAGCGCCTGTGTGTTCCACAACTGCTCTACTCGCTTCGCTGACGGGTTTAGGTTCGGTCTCGGTGCGGAGGTGGGCATCAGCACCGCCCGCATTCACGCTCGCGGCCCAGTCGGTGTCGAGGGACTGCTGACCCAAAAGTGGGTCTTGAAGCCGATGGCGTCGTCGCCTGAGGCAACAGCGGacagcgtcgctgcagctgcggccaaCGTGCCGTACGCAACGGTGACGGAGTTCCAGAAGGGGCAACGTGTCTTCACTCACAAGGATGTCACCCGAAAGCTTCAGGATGAAGCCGCAGGGTGGCGATTGCAGGCGTGA